ATGACCGTCCCGATTAACAGCCCTGTAATTAAAACAGGCTGCTGACCCATTAAAGGTACGCCGCGCCCGGCAATCCACGCTACAAAAATACCGATGGCGACGGCTGCCGCCATTTTAAGGTTGAGAAATCCGGCGGCAGGCGGTATCTGAATTCTGCCTGAAACCAAAGGGCTCAAAACGGACACGGTCAATATAATGATGCCGATATTCAAACCGTGTTTTTCAATCAGAGGAACAAACTGCACCAATGCCGTCTGCTGCATCAGCAGCAATATGGTTGCCGAGACGGTAATCGAATTGTTTTGGCTGATTACCCCCAAAAAAATCATCGCAACCAGAAACAGGGAAACAAAACTGACATTCATCGCCTCAAGACACCCTGACCAAAGATTCCTTCGCCAGCTGAATCATGGCATCCTTCACTTCACTGTCGGGCAAAGCATCCAAGGCGGCAACGGCACAATCGACTGCTTTGCGCGCCTCGCCTATCGAATATGCCAAAGCATCCGAACGAACGACATAATCGTGGATTTTCTCAAAATAGCTGCGATCTGCATTTTCTAAAACAGTACGCACATCATTTGCCACCTGTTCGGAACCTTGCCTCATCAAATAAATCAAAGGCAGGGTCGGTTTCCCCTCCGCCAAGTCGTCGCCGACGTTTTTGCCGGTTTCTTCGGTTTCCCCCGAATAATCCAGCACATCGTCAATAATTTGGAATGCCGTACCGACGTACATACCGTAGTCTTTCAAGGCCTGTTCGTGTTCGGGGGAAGCCTTGCCCAAAATTGCGCCGACTTGAGCGGCAGCTTCAAACAGTTTGGCTGTTTTGTATTGGATGACTTGGATATATTGTTCTTCGGTAATGTCCGTATTGCCGATGTTCATCAGCTGCATGACTTCGCCCTCGGCAATGATGTTGGTTGCATCCGCCATCACTTCCAAAACGCGCATACTGCCCGAGGCAACCATCAGTTGAAAGGCGCGCGTGTATAAAAAGTCGCCAACCAACACTGCCGCCGCATTGCCGAACAGATTGTTTGCCGTTGCCCGCCCACGGCGCAAATCGCTTTCATCGACGACATCGTCGTGCAGGAGGGTGGAAGTGTGGATAAACTCGACCATCGCCGCCAGCGAATACAGTTTCTCGTCATCATAACCGACCGCCTTACCCGCCAAAATCGTCATAATCGGACGCAGACGTTTGCCGCCCGCGCTGATGATATATGTACCGATTTGCGAAATCAGTGCGACATCGGATTGCACCGCACGGTTGATGACTTCATTGACTTTGGCAAGGTCTTCAGGCAGATGTCGCTGGAAATAGGGCAGATTCTCGAGCATGGCAGACTCTCAGGTTTACGTTTCCGTCAAACGGCAGATACCGCTTGAAAGCTGATTCAAATAGCGGGCAATTATATCAGCAAAGCCATCAGGGTACATCTTTTCAGACGGCATATGGTTATCCGAACCGCGCAAACTTTGACAAAACAGGCAAATAACAATACAATGCCGAATTTCGCACAATGGTGTGCGGATATTAACCATAACCCTTATGGAGTTGAGTATGTACGCGGTCGTAAAAACCGGCGGCAAACAGTATAAAGTTTCCGTTGGCGAAAAATTGAAAGTAGAACAGATACCAGCCGAACTCGACAGCCAAATCGAACTGACCGAAGTTTTGATGATTGCTGACGGCGAATCTGTAAAAGTTGGCGCACCTTTTATCGAAGGTGCAAAAGTAACGGCTAAAGTAGTGGCACACGGTCGTGGCGAAAAAGTCCGCATCTTCAAAATGCGCCGCCGCAAACACTACCAAAAACGCCAAGGCCACCGCCAAAATTTCACCCAAATCGAAATCGTGGCAATCGCCTAACCTTAAAACTTAGGAGCATTACAAATGGCAAGTAAAAAAGCAGGCGGCAGCACCCGCAACGGTCGCGATTCAGAAGCCAAACGCTTGGGCGTTAAAGCCTACGGCAACGAGCTGATTCCCGCAGGTTCCATCATCGTACGCCAACGCGGTACCAAATTCCACGCAGGCGACAACGTAGGCATGGGCAAAGACCACACTTTGTTCGCCAAAGTTGACGGTTATGTCGAATTCAAAACCAAAGGCGCGCTGAACCGTAAAACTGTCAGCATCCGTCCTTACACCGGTTCTGAAGAATAATCCAACCGATACCTGAAGCCGCATCTTTTCACGATGCGGCTTTTTATAGTGGATTAACAAAAATCAGGACAAGGCGACGAAGCCGCAGACAGTACAAATAGTACGGCAAGGCGAGGCAACGCCGTACTGGTTTAAATTTAATCCACTATACATACCCCACACCCGATTTGATACACATTAAGCTGAAAGTAAAAATCCGCATACACCCTCCCCTGCATATTTCTTCAACAGTGGGTTTTGATATAATCGCCTATCTGTTACAGATAGTTCAAACGGCATTCAAACCCTTACAAATGCCGTCTGAAGTCATCGGCATCCGCCTATGCAAAGGATATTTTATGAGTTTACACAGTGACATCCTCGTCGTCGGCGCAGGTCCGACGGGTTTAAGTTTTGCAGCCGAACTTGCCGGCAGCGGTTTGAAAGTTACCCTGATCGAACGCAGCCCACTGACTGTTCTGCAAAATCCTCCATATGACGGACGCGAAATCGCCCTGACCCATTTTTCCCGCGAAATCATGCAGCGTCTGGGTATGTGGGACAAAATTCCCGAAAACGAAATCTACCCTTTGCGCGATGCCAAAGTACTGAACGGACGTTCCGACTACCAGCTCCACTTTCCCCAACCGACTGAAGCGCGCGGCGAACCTGCCGACTGTTTGGGTTATTTGATTTCCAACCACAATATCCGACGCGCCGCCTACGAAGTCGTATCCCAACTCGACAACATTACCATTCTGACCGATACGGCCGTTAAAGAAGTCAAAACATCTGATAATGAAGCGCAAGTCTTTTTGGAAAACGGAGACATTCTGACCGCGCGTCTCCTTTTAGCAGCAGACAGCCGTTTCTCACAAACCCGCCGACAACTCGGCATTTCTTCAGATATGCACGACTACAGCCGAACCATGTTCGTCTGCCGCATGAAACATACTCTTTCCAACCAGCA
Above is a window of Neisseria sp. Marseille-Q6792 DNA encoding:
- a CDS encoding DUF441 domain-containing protein, giving the protein MNVSFVSLFLVAMIFLGVISQNNSITVSATILLLMQQTALVQFVPLIEKHGLNIGIIILTVSVLSPLVSGRIQIPPAAGFLNLKMAAAVAIGIFVAWIAGRGVPLMGQQPVLITGLLIGTVIGVTFMGGIPVGPLIAAGILSFVVGKG
- a CDS encoding polyprenyl synthetase family protein, which encodes MLENLPYFQRHLPEDLAKVNEVINRAVQSDVALISQIGTYIISAGGKRLRPIMTILAGKAVGYDDEKLYSLAAMVEFIHTSTLLHDDVVDESDLRRGRATANNLFGNAAAVLVGDFLYTRAFQLMVASGSMRVLEVMADATNIIAEGEVMQLMNIGNTDITEEQYIQVIQYKTAKLFEAAAQVGAILGKASPEHEQALKDYGMYVGTAFQIIDDVLDYSGETEETGKNVGDDLAEGKPTLPLIYLMRQGSEQVANDVRTVLENADRSYFEKIHDYVVRSDALAYSIGEARKAVDCAVAALDALPDSEVKDAMIQLAKESLVRVS
- the rplU gene encoding 50S ribosomal protein L21 → MYAVVKTGGKQYKVSVGEKLKVEQIPAELDSQIELTEVLMIADGESVKVGAPFIEGAKVTAKVVAHGRGEKVRIFKMRRRKHYQKRQGHRQNFTQIEIVAIA
- the rpmA gene encoding 50S ribosomal protein L27, with product MASKKAGGSTRNGRDSEAKRLGVKAYGNELIPAGSIIVRQRGTKFHAGDNVGMGKDHTLFAKVDGYVEFKTKGALNRKTVSIRPYTGSEE
- the ubiM gene encoding 5-demethoxyubiquinol-8 5-hydroxylase UbiM — its product is MSLHSDILVVGAGPTGLSFAAELAGSGLKVTLIERSPLTVLQNPPYDGREIALTHFSREIMQRLGMWDKIPENEIYPLRDAKVLNGRSDYQLHFPQPTEARGEPADCLGYLISNHNIRRAAYEVVSQLDNITILTDTAVKEVKTSDNEAQVFLENGDILTARLLLAADSRFSQTRRQLGISSDMHDYSRTMFVCRMKHTLSNQHTAYECFHYGRTIALLPLEEHLTNTVITVDTDKINSVQNLSPEELAASVKEQLKGRLGDMELVSSIHHYPLVGMIAKRFYGKRSALIGDAAVGMHPVTAHGFNLGLSSADILAKLILEAEQRGQDIGSASLLEKYSSKHMLHAQPLYHGTNMMLKLFTNETAPAKLLRGLVLRASNNFPPLKKLITKQLTG